A stretch of DNA from Telopea speciosissima isolate NSW1024214 ecotype Mountain lineage chromosome 5, Tspe_v1, whole genome shotgun sequence:
GCTGTAactctttttattataaatacatagcttgtgtgatcatattgatcattcaagcattctctcatATTATGTTTTGTTAACAGTTTGACATTGCAATACCTCAATACATGGTGTGCCATAGGTTGTGATGGGACACCAAATTTGACAAATGGCTTATCTATAGGATATACAACTCATCCAGCAGTCAATTTGCCAAGACCATTCCTCCACATGGCTCAAAATGGTCAGCCATCTAAatgaactttttcctttttgtagcTGTTAACTTTTTCATCTTGTACCCCTTTATGATCTTGGACAATTCAGCTAACCAAATGACATGATAATTTAAACCATCATACCCAGGTAATAACAAAGTGGCTTTATTCTGTTTTGAAGATTGACGTCCATACAATTCTAGTCTAAGAATCTTCAATTGTTATTCTCTTGATTTCAGGATTCACTGAACAGATAAAAAATTGTAATGATTTTTTCACGGGCAGGTACTTTATCTTTCAATATTTCTGAGGTGTGAAATTATTTTCTATGagataaatgaaataaaaagtaGAATGATGgagaccaatcaaaatttcatgaATCCTGTTATAAAGTAGCTGATAGCATAAAGCTTGCAGATTGGGCAATGTGCATTTTGTTATATGTCGAGACGCGAATGGGAAACTTCATGCTTTTCACAATGTATGTCAGCATCATGCATCTCTTCTTGTATCTGGTAGCGGGAAAATGCCTTGCTTCGTTTGCCCTTATCATGTGAGTTCCTGTACTGTGCATAAATTCTGGTCTAATGTCCTGTATGACATGGAAGACTATTGCTTTTCAGTCTACTATGTTTACATGCTTGCaccattttgttttggtttccttTGCCTAAGCGGTTTATGAAAGTGTATTCAGTTTTCTGTATATTTTCTTACTATTAATGCATATTTCCTAATGCTTCCTGGAGCTTCTGTTGCGTTCCCAATTTAGGAGCCTTAATCTCTGTGATGAATTCAATAAGTTCCAATAACTCTTGTTTAGCATTCAGGATCTTTAGAGAATTAGTAATTAGGCTATGTTACAGTTATGTTAGAATTGCTTTTCAATATTAGACGTCTGTTGGCATTCCAaccttccttcctcctttcaTGGCTACCCAAAAGAGAATCCGATACCTCTTGGATGTGAATAACTGAGTAGGACGAACCAGCCCCTTGGATATCTTTGCTTTGAAACAAAACAATTAGGGACTGCATAAGTCTTCCAGCCTATAAAAACTGAGGATTATGTAATCTCTTTTGGCAGCTCAAGTTGACATTTGCATTGTACACTGATGAAAATGGACTTCTCCAAGTGTAAttcgaattttgaaatttaaattgTTGCTCTGGGGGCATGCATTCCTGTTCAGAACGATTCAGTTTTATGTACATTTTCTGTTATAAAAGTAAATCCATGCTCCAAGGTCATGCATGTTTATTGGGTGAATGGGCAATGTGGACTGTATTTGTTGCAGACCTCTTTGTATCCTAAATGGAAATATGGCTTTTGAAGAGTTATATTCAGTTTGTATTTCAAAGTGGTCCCTTTTATTGTGCCCTCCATCTTGACTGTGCTAAGAAGGAAACTAGACTAGCTGAATTTGGAGAAGTATTGTTCTTGCCACCTAAATCAAGTACTTTCCAGCTTGGAAAGCATATGTGCTCCTGTATTGTGATTATTTCCCTAGGCTAAAATCAtactgccatttttttttttgggggtcttTTGGTGCTCAATGAATTTTAAGTGAACACATTTATAAACTAGTGCACCTATTCATGATGTCATGCTTCATGGTTCTTAACTTCGTCAAGTTTGTTTGTGAAACAATGTTTATTAACTCATATAGGCACATCTTTATTTATCCTTCACATTTTTCTGCACATCAATAAAGTTCTCATCAGATGTTCTTATATTTGCTGTCTGATACCTTTGTGCTTGCTTTGGTTGATTTTGAGAATTTGCTTAAAGATTTCATTCTTCGACTGCAAACAGAACATTACCAATAAGAGTTTTCGGCAGAAAactttatctccttccatgcAAGCTAGGATTAAAATTGGGTCTTAACATTTTCTGTTTTGTATGTCAACCAAATGAGCTAtggatcaaaccctaatttcagtaGTCTAATTAATTTTTAgatatatatggaaaaaatgCAATTGAAGATTAAGATACCTTCAAAGTTCTTCATTTTGTTCTCACCtaatttaatatttataatacAAAATCCAGATGACATGCTTAGAGTATCTTTTGTAGGGATGGACCTATGCATTAGATGGTGTACTCCTCAAAGCAACAAGAATATCTGGAATAAAGAATTTTGATGGAAATGTATGCAGAAGCATTATCTTGGTGGCTGTCTTGTTCCCTTTTTCATAACTTCTGTCAGAATGAAGGGATAATCATGATTCTTTTTCTGGCCATGAAAGGCAGGGGTTTGGGCTTAAACCATTGAAAGTAGCTACCTGGGGGCCATTCGTACTTATCAATTTGGACGAAGACATTCAGCCTCAACAGGAAGCTGATATCAAGATAGTAGCAGATGAATGGCTTGGTAGCTGTTCAGAACTATTGAGCAGCAACGGGATTGATTCTTCTCTAATTTATGTTTGCAGACGTGAATATACAATTGAATGCAATTGGAAGGTTTGTTTCGTAGAATAGCAATTCGAGTTGAAATCCTTATCTAGTTCATTTTGATTAGAATTGCATTCCAGAGGTCactttttatattattttggtTAGATTTATTAGTGGGATGAAAATTTTGCTGCATCATTCCAAATGTATATCAACTCTTCATGCCAGTGTTCATTCCAAATATGTATCAATTCTTCATGCAGGTGTTCTGTGACAACTACTTAGACGGTGGTTACCATGTGCCATATGCACATACAAATCTTGCATCTGGTCTTAAGCTCCAGTCTTATTCCACTACAGTAAGCTGTCTACTTTCTGGTATTCAttattaaagcatgcatagttTCTTAATACACTGTTTTCAAAATGTATtgtaaaagaaagaggaagataTTTGATATGAAAAAGGTCTTAGGGATAAAATTACTTGCAGGTTTATTTTAGCAACTACACATAGGGGTTAGTATGCTccaggtttaaagtatcggtattggatatCGTATCGGAAggctgattttaagagacgtattgtatcgtatcgtatcgtatcagagaTACATATCGTATGCTACAAATATGTATGAAAATGGTCAatatacacatggaaatacacttttggagcaaaaaacaatataaataagatatataacatgtataatgcataaacactaaaatggagaacaacgaTAACAAGACAAGAAACTTTAATTGatttgagtacaaatccttgcaaatgatcaagttGGATGCATCAAACTTAGGTTTACCTAAATCTATCGATTTATAGCACAAAATAGGATTAAAAAccatttaaattttaaacaCAAAGATTATGTTTTTCTGAAACCTACCTTTTTCTGTGAAAACTATTTCAATCTCTGAACTCAAAGACAAAATCATAGTCTGATAGTCACATGGGCCTTCAATGGCCGTATCAACATGTATCGGTTGGTATCGACTGTATTGGAATGTATTGGTCTGTATCGAACCGTTTCGGCCGATACATACagatacatatcgatacttTCACAGAACCCTTTAACGTCCGTATCggtctgtatcgtatcgtatcagacCGTATTGGCTGACACAATACGATACCAACTGAGACaccattttctttaaaaaagatacgtatcggtatgtatcgtatcagtTCCAACCGATACTGATACATATCAGTCGGTGTCTTATcgactgatactttaaaccatgagtATACTGAATACCCAGGTATATTATCCTCCTGTGCTCATAACACCTTGTTCGCATTGTCATACACCCATTGCTAATGGATTTATTTCATTCCCTGTCCATACTAGACTGGATCCAGACTTAAGAATCCATTATGTTCCATATATGAAGTGGACCTTTCTGTGACTAGGTTATTGATATGATTTAGGATTGGTTGATTCTTGGTATGTAATATTATGATGGTTGACTCTGCATTATCTGACAATTATTATTAATTGTGTAGATATTTGAGAAGGTTAGCATCCAAAGATGTGACAGCGGTTCTACGGAAGGAGGGGATGACTTTGATAGGCTTGGATCGAAAGCTCTGTATGCTTTCATTTATCCAAACTTTATGATCAATAGGTAATACTTGATTATTGGTGATTCCAGACTTATCCATTTATTGATTCTGTCAACTTTGTATAGAATGTGTGATGagtaattttataattttgatTTCCCAGGTATGGTCCTTGGATGGATACAAATCTAGTACTCCCACTAGGACCCCGTAAATGTCGAGTTATATTTGATTACTTCCTTGATGCTTCTTTGAAGGTAATGCCTCATGCCTGTTTCTTAACTCCTATACACCATAATTATGAAGCTCTTTTCATATATGGACCATCAACCTGCGTTGTTGAGGAAATTTGGACCAATGGTGTAAGAAGTTTGTGAAACAATATTGAATAgttttcattcttatctaaTGATTCTCATTATTGTGGCAgcttttattaattattatatcaTTTCCTAAATTTTTTATCTCaaaatttcattattttcatGGACTTCCATAGACCTGCTCTGATTTTTCAGAGTGCTTCCATAATTTCCATGAATTTTAATGAAGTACTACCACTTCAGTGGGGACCAAACTGTATACTGAAACTACATTTTAGAATCTTGCTATGATTTGTCAGACACTTCCCCTTGTAGATTTCTTGAATGCCCATACAGTTCTTGTTGGGCACAGCTAGACACTCCTCTGGACACTGTTCTGTGTCTTTTGCCTTGAATCTGGCAGAATTTGGTCTgtctttggttttttctttttatcctgAATTCCTGGTTAATTGTTTCATGGCTTGCTTTACTGACTGCTGACATGCATTAAGATACCCAAATATACATATACTTATCAACTTTTCTCTTGGCATTAATTTTTCAGCTACATAATATAATGTAAATCTAACATAAAAGAGGCAAGAAATAAGAAAGTACCCTTCCACGATGTAAGCACCAAACAATCTCCTGTGACATTGTCTCACTGTAAAAAGGAACTTTGAGTACCTATTTAGAAGGTGCTCAACAGCATGACAAACTAAACTGATCAATTAAATTTACAAATGCATGTCCCTGTTTCTAGATTTCTGGTGTTGCCGTGTTGATTTTACAATAGACACTTGCATTAGTGTTCACACATCATAGGAACCTTGGTACAAGGTCTTTAATTCTGGTAGAACCCCATTTCGTCCCCTGTTGAAACCGAAATGTTTCAATGAAGTGGGCAAAATGGGGGCTAAATTTGGTTAAATGTTgctgaaatggagaaaaatgCCCTTTTCGTACCATAAACAGTGGAATTTTTGCATGAAACTTCAGGGACTGCCTATTTAAGCATAAATACaggtttttgaaagaaaaaaaaatccaaagtcGTAGTTTGTCTTTGGACCCAATGTTTTTAGTGTATAGCGTAGCCTGTATCCTTTCTCTTATATAATCTATTCTATACATAATTTAGACCTAGAACACATAACAGTCAATCATAACAATTGAAATATGCATTAGAATGAAGAAGCATAAAATTAGCAAGCATTCCACAATAATCAAAATTGTGAAACCATTTAACATGCAATGATACATATATCCTCAATCCATTGTCATCTGTTATCATATAAGTACAAGTTGCCAGCTGTTTGACATACAATATTCCAAGTTTCCAACCTTGTGTCAATTGAAATCACCAGTAGATTAATGCTGCCCTTGGGATCGACAGAACCGTTGCTCAGACTATATGACATATGATGGCTATGTCATCCTCGCTTTGAAGATCTCTCAAAGTCCATCACAACAGCCATATAGATGGAATCATCAACACATACAAGATAACTAACCTAGGGTATAGATAACTGTGCAGTGAAAACGATGGTGCATATGTGGACCCACTGTAACTGCTTGGCAGATTGAGCATATATGGTTGGGGCCCAGGTATGCGAAGAGACTCTCCACAAAAGATGCACCACTTTGTGACTGACCTTGTTGGCAGATTAGATTCTAATATGGCAACTGGACTGGATCGATAATTGCAATGCATTTGTGATCCAGAGGAGTAAAGAGTTAGTGATGTCCGCTGGGGTTTTTTTGTTAATATGGTGAAAGAGGCAATGGTGGACAAAGCTGAAATATTGGCATTTGAAGATCCTAAAGCATTGTTGGAAGAGGCTAACTAGGAGAATACTGAACGAGAAGGAAGACTAGTGGATATCAATTGAGGAATAACTCAAGGTTGGTGGAGATAAGTACATTATCTAATATTATTTTTCTAGGAGGAGAGATTATATGGCTAATTTCCACTGTGATCTAGAAATTAGAGATTGTAATCTGTTGGAGTTTGCTGACAAGAAATCAGCAATGAAGCAGTCAAAGGAAGTTAGAGAATTGTTGAAATAGGGGATTGGTGATAAAAGAGGTAATGGTAGATCTAGAAGGGGTGCAAGAatccatgtcgcagaccccatttagctgagattatcctgcgtgttgggctgtgccttttTCCTCTTACTACCTTTCATCATTCCCTTATTCCCATCTGCCATTTGTCTTTTCCTTTGTCATGtctcatctcttttcccatccctattcttctatcttttcttcaCCTTTTGTTTTTGAGTATAACTctggttttctctattttgttttgattggatccatgtagccgaccccattaagttgggataaggctgagtttgttgttgttgttgttgttgttgttggtagATCTAGAAGGGAGGGGGGATtgatcaatattccaattcgaGGAATAGTTTGTTTTTTAGAGCATTACTGGTTGGAGTCTCATATTTTATGATGTTATGGGATGTGTAATGGGTATGGGAATTGcattctggatttttttttttgtcatatgaATCTAGTCGCTTATATTGAAGGAGGAAGAATTATTCTTTGGTAAGCAAGAATTACATTATTGTGAGAGTGTTCATCACTAGTGCAGTTATGGTTTGATGAATTTCTAGGTTTACTTTTCTAGGTGTTCTGGGCAGTTTGACAAATCGTATGCAGCAGCTCAGCATGCTCcttatattattaatatttcttTTAATGTGTTGATAAAGGTGGTTGCAATCAGAAGGAACCTTATAGTCTATACTCTGGTCCCATTCTGTCTGCATTGAAAATACCAGGGTTTCTTGCTGCTCTTTGATAAGATTTCTGTATGTGCCAGGATTTAGAGAGAGTTTCGACcaacttctttttccttttgtgaTGCATAGTTTTGGATGTAATCTTTCagttgccccttttttttttcttattgctAAATTTATTTTCTGCCTTTCCTAtgcccccacccacccccccccccaaaaaaaaataaataaaaaataattcccACATGTCAATGTAAGCTAAACTCAACAAATTCAGGTGGAGGTCTCAATTCATATTGGTTAGGAATTGGAGCGTCAATGTTAGGATGAATTCCCATC
This window harbors:
- the LOC122662192 gene encoding choline monooxygenase, chloroplastic, which codes for MAMIKPSFLPSQPLKFQNINERNLYFLFSFRSSKNVCNSYSPNRPNSSSPSKFSAEARRMVADFNPKIPLEEAFTPPSSWYTDPSFYALELDRVFHRGWQAVGFTEQIKNCNDFFTGRLGNVHFVICRDANGKLHAFHNVCQHHASLLVSGSGKMPCFVCPYHGWTYALDGVLLKATRISGIKNFDGNGFGLKPLKVATWGPFVLINLDEDIQPQQEADIKIVADEWLGSCSELLSSNGIDSSLIYVCRREYTIECNWKVFCDNYLDGGYHVPYAHTNLASGLKLQSYSTTIFEKVSIQRCDSGSTEGGDDFDRLGSKALYAFIYPNFMINRYGPWMDTNLVLPLGPRKCRVIFDYFLDASLKDDKAFVDRSLVESERVQMEDITLCEGVQMGLESPAYSSGRYAPIVEKAMHHFHCLLHENLNNDI